GAAATTGAAAAGAATGTTCACCAAATGGATAATTGCGTTATCAGGTGCCAGAGGTGAATTGATTGGTTCCAGTAAAAATATCTCAACTAATATAGCTACTGTGACTGGGGACACTACTTGGCTGAGTTGGTGGTGGCTCACCACCCTTTACTTGGATCCATCTGGATTTTGCACAGGCCATTCAGGTGAACTGAAGATGTAATGGGGACCACCACTTTATGTCTTTGAGAGTGACACAACCTCTGCAATTCCACCAGGAATGCAACATTGCTTCCGACTTACTATCCTAGAGGGGTAGGTGGTGTGGGGGTAGTTTCAGGGGTTCCCACTGTGCTTTTCCTACTATGATGCATATTCCACAGGTCAGGCGTCAGGATCTGCTCACTGCTAGGTATAATCATCCCAAGTATGCACTGGGACCAAAAAGGTAACCCCAGGACCCGGGCCAGGATTCCATTTATCAGCTGACTCCACAGTCCCGACTCTAACCAGGGGCTCATGATGTTTCAGGTACCTTGGCACAAATGTCTCAGATCCTGTTTCTAAGAGCCCATGAAAGGTCTGGATAGTCTCCTTCCAAAGTCAGTTGTTAAGCAGCTCTAGGTCTGTCAGGGGAAGGACAggactatttttttccatatacttATGGTGGCACTGAAGGATCCTTCCTTGAAGGACCAAGCCCCCTTTTCAAACAGTGGGCTCCAGGTCTCAGAACTGGCTCAGATTTAAACAGAGTGAGGGATCATGATCTTCCACTGCAGCAACCGACATTTGCCTTCTGATCacaaattcttcatttctttctggttATTCAAATCAAACAACACTCCAGTCAGCTGCCCATCTGTTTCACCCCAAGAACACGGTGGTCCAGCAAGCACTGCCCCAGATCCCTGGGGGTCAAGTCTTTCTGGTTGCCACTCCCGTCTCTTCTGGTTGCAGGAGGTATGTACTTAAGGTGGGACTCCATCAAGGTGGGGTGAGTCTGATCGGTCTTCAAACTGCCCAGGTGGGCCAGGGAGACGTCTGCTCCAAGGTGAGCCTTCTCCTGGGTTTGATTTTCTACCTGGTCTAGATCTGGAGGCAGAAGGGTAGTGGAGTGGGGCGTGGAGACATTAATTGCAAACAGGGCAACAAGGGCTTCGTCTCAGAGGTGCGCTTCAACTAACACGAGAGCCTCAGCGGTGATCAGGGATTTAAGGCACTTGGAGTCATCGGAATTGTCCCAGGGGCCCCAAACTCTCATTCACTCATCAGCAAATGTTTACTTATTTAGTACATTCTCTACTCCCTGGTGGTGAGTCACACACTCTCCTCCTCCAGGTGTGACCCACACTCACTCAGTGGCTCTCTTCCTTGCTCGACTGCCCCCGGGACTGgccgcggggaggggggggggtgcacATCTGTCCACTGAGGGGCCGCCGCCGGGGCCGCCGCCTGCGCTGCGCCGTGCGCTCCCCGAGCCCCGCGAAGGTCCATCTCTCCTCCCCCGCACCTTCCCGGGAACACCCGCCCTCAAGCACCCGCCCGCCCCTCTCCCGCCCGCAGGACAGTTTTCCGACCGCCGGCGGACGCACCACCCCACCCGCGTGACCCGCCTTCGAGACACGCCCCAGGGCAGCGCGCCCACCGGCTCTCGACGCTTCTGGTTGGCCCACGTGAGCCCCTCACAGCTGCCTGTCTTTGGAGCGGCCCCGCCCAGAGAGAGAGGTCATTGGTGTTCGCCCCGAGTAGGGGCGGGACACGGCGGAGACGCGCAGAATTTGGCCTTCGGAAAGGGCACCCGACCAGGGTCACGGAGAGAGCCGAGCGGCGCCGCAAAAGGCCGAAAAGAGCCGGAGAGACCCGAGTATGACCGGAGAGGAGCAGGCTGGCCGGAAGCGACCCGAGCTCAGCCGGAAGGAGCCGAGTCCGCCCGAAGGGGCCTGAGCGCGCCTGGACGTTGGGCTTGGCCCGGCCGGCGCCATGGCTGCCGAGGGGACAGCTGTGGCCGGAGGCGGGGCTGTCGGCGACCGGCTGGCCAAGGACAGCTTGCAGCAGTCTCAGTGCCCGGACGCGGCCCCGAACAGGCGGCGCGGCTCGTCGCTGTCGCGTGACGCCGAGCGCCGAGCCTACCAGTGCTGCCGGGAGTACTTGGGCGGGGCCTGGCGCCGAGTGCGGCCCGAGGAGCTGAGGGTTGACCCTGTGAGGTGGGAGGTCAGGGGTCCGCTCTCCTGAGCCAGCGCCGGCGTCAGGGTTCGAGCTCGGGCCCTGGGGACCCCGCGTCGCTGCGGCCCGGCGCgtgcggggctgggggcggggggcaggggcggggccggcCTGGCCCGGAGCGGACACTGGGGGCGACCGGGGGGACGGGACAGGTGCAGCCGGCCGCGGGCTGAGCGCGCCCTGGTGTGGGTCTGCAGCGGAGGCCTCAGTAACCTGCTGTTCCGCTGCTCGCTGCCGGACCACCTGCCCAGCGTTGGCAAGGAGCCCCGGGAGGTGCTGCTGCGGCTGTACGGGGCCATCCTGCAGGTGAGGAGGGAGCGAGGGCCGCAGTGGCCGCTGGCTCCAGCACCTGTCCGCGAGCGTGGCAGGGGGGATTCTCCCCACTGCGCAGCTGAGGACACGGAGGCCCCCGGGGCCAAGTAACTTGTCAGTCGTCCTACTGGAGCCTGGCTCTGGCGTCTCCAGGCAATGGAGCgagaagggcgggggggggggggggttgctgggaGGAGAAAGCGGACCTTCCGTATTTTCCTCTGGCCCCTCGTGACTCTGCCCCCTTGGTTGTCCATCTTCCTTCAGGGCGTGGATTCCTTGGTCCTGGAAAGTGTGATGTTCGCCATCCTGGCAGAGCGGTCGCTGGGGCCCCAGCTCTATGGAGTCTTTCCAGAGGGCCGGCTGGAACAGTACATCCCAGTACGAGCCCAGCCCGGCCCTGACCTTCCCAAAGcacctcctgcccccaacccTGTCCCCCTTTCCAGTGTCTGCCCTCATGTCCCTTCCCCCAGGTAGGGCATTTTCCCCAAGACCCTgacttcctcccccacccccattccccaccccttccccctcctgccccagccccctcacCACCCTGATAGGTTCCTGGGTGCAGAGCCGGCCGCTGAAAACCTGTGAGCTTCGAGAGCCGGTGCTGTCAGCAGAAATCGCCACGAAGATGGCCCGGTTCCATGGCATGGAGATGCCGTTCACTAAGGAGCCCCACTGGCTGTTTGGGACCATGGAACGGTGAGTCAGGAGCCTTCTCAGGGCTCCTGCACACCTGTTCTGAACCCTAATGCTGGCAGTTACTATACTGGGCTGCAGCTGAGTGTGTCCATGACTGTCCAGTCCTGCAGCTGAGTGGATCAGGTGTCCCAGTGTCTAGCATGGGACTCTCACACAGAACAGTCTTCCAAATAAGGCAGACGAGTCAGAAAAATCTGCCAGATAAGTCCTACAGTGACAGGAAAACGGGTAGGACAGCCTGGCCTGGGGAAATAGGAGGTAGGAAGGGATAACAGAGGGagcatattttattctttgggctTCAGGTACCTAAAGCAGATCCAGGACCTGCCC
The sequence above is drawn from the Neomonachus schauinslandi chromosome 5, ASM220157v2, whole genome shotgun sequence genome and encodes:
- the CHKB gene encoding choline/ethanolamine kinase, coding for MAAEGTAVAGGGAVGDRLAKDSLQQSQCPDAAPNRRRGSSLSRDAERRAYQCCREYLGGAWRRVRPEELRVDPVSGGLSNLLFRCSLPDHLPSVGKEPREVLLRLYGAILQGVDSLVLESVMFAILAERSLGPQLYGVFPEGRLEQYIPSRPLKTCELREPVLSAEIATKMARFHGMEMPFTKEPHWLFGTMERYLKQIQDLPPTGLPQMNLLETYSLKDEMGNLRKLLDSTPSPVVFCHNDIQEGNILLLSEPENTDRLMLVDFEYSSYNYRGFDIGNHFCEWVYDYTHEEWPFYKAQPADYPTRGQQLHFIRHYLAEVKKGETISQEEQRKLEEDLLVEANRYALASHFFWGLWSILQASMSTIEFGYLEYAQSRFQFYFQQKGQLSSFHLSS